From one Microbacterium sp. 10M-3C3 genomic stretch:
- a CDS encoding sugar phosphate isomerase/epimerase, with amino-acid sequence MTVQQAEGSGTPIQGVTLYSFTRAFHGREYDLEQLIRKVADEGYGPGLEIIGFSSFRGFPDIDDAFAGRFSDLIDEVGLVRTSLAVNADIGIHRDRLLNQDELIEYMRRQIAAAAKLGFPIARVQISLTPDSMAQLAPIAEDYGVTLALEVHADQYASHPRILALRDRYEEVGSPFLGFTMDWGATVSGFAPSLIEAYRRRGASEELLAAVVQLWNDFYEQGPPADQAEHGQRFGRFIGLAHQHGRPDLGIDMGINGTGLFGPARVDDWLEIMPWIRHVHGKFFGIDENHQEPSVPVADLVTLLVENGYSGAISSEYEGWHWNHWQNPFEIIRDEQAVQRAAAEAAGSRMITDAAEARRILDTHLAHAVRTGKDA; translated from the coding sequence ATGACCGTTCAGCAGGCTGAGGGATCGGGCACGCCGATCCAGGGCGTCACGCTGTACAGCTTCACACGCGCCTTCCACGGCCGCGAGTACGACCTGGAGCAGCTGATCCGCAAGGTCGCCGACGAGGGCTACGGGCCGGGCCTCGAGATCATCGGGTTCTCGAGCTTCCGCGGCTTCCCCGACATCGACGACGCGTTCGCCGGCCGCTTCTCCGACCTCATCGACGAGGTCGGCCTCGTGCGCACGTCGCTCGCGGTCAACGCCGACATCGGCATCCACCGCGACCGCCTGCTGAACCAGGACGAGCTCATCGAGTACATGCGCCGGCAGATCGCCGCCGCCGCGAAGCTCGGATTCCCGATCGCGCGCGTGCAGATCTCGCTCACGCCCGACTCGATGGCGCAGCTCGCCCCGATCGCCGAGGACTACGGCGTGACCCTCGCTCTCGAGGTGCACGCCGACCAGTACGCCTCGCACCCGCGCATCCTCGCGCTGCGCGACCGGTACGAGGAGGTCGGCTCGCCCTTCCTCGGCTTCACGATGGACTGGGGGGCGACCGTCTCGGGCTTCGCGCCGTCGCTCATCGAGGCGTACCGCCGTCGCGGCGCCTCGGAGGAGCTGCTGGCAGCGGTCGTGCAGCTGTGGAACGACTTCTACGAGCAGGGCCCGCCGGCCGACCAGGCCGAGCACGGACAGCGCTTCGGCCGCTTCATCGGACTCGCCCACCAGCACGGGCGCCCCGACCTCGGCATCGACATGGGCATCAACGGCACGGGGCTGTTCGGACCGGCGCGCGTGGACGACTGGCTCGAGATCATGCCGTGGATCCGTCACGTGCACGGGAAGTTCTTCGGCATCGACGAGAACCACCAGGAGCCCTCCGTGCCGGTCGCCGACCTCGTCACGCTGCTCGTGGAGAACGGGTACAGCGGCGCGATCTCGAGTGAGTACGAGGGCTGGCACTGGAACCACTGGCAGAACCCCTTCGAGATCATCCGCGACGAGCAGGCGGTCCAGCGCGCGGCGGCCGAGGCCGCCGGGTCCCGCATGATCACGGATGCCGCGGAAGCGCGCCGCATCCTCGACACCCACCTCGCGCACGCCGTGCGCACCGGAAAGGACGCATGA
- a CDS encoding TIM barrel protein: MYQLAPNIELLFTEAGEYHDRVRAAAAAGFTAVEMWGPTGVDAPAQPKDLPALKAALQETGTQLTAQLSEPRTQFMIPPWDHSEFFRKLDEGVAIAQDLGCPRIVVGSGTGFGGWKRQVQLDKLVEIYQKAIAQIDGSGITLVLEPVNVRVDHPGSLLDRTSEAVYIARGVDSPFFGVLYDIYHSAVEGEDMRAELENAGDLVKYVQLADAPGRGEPGTGDLDWSERFAILRASGYDGPIGLEYYPTTETVASVARIVELAASA, from the coding sequence ATGTACCAGCTCGCTCCCAACATCGAACTGCTCTTCACCGAGGCCGGCGAGTACCACGACCGTGTGCGCGCGGCCGCCGCGGCGGGCTTCACAGCCGTCGAGATGTGGGGCCCGACGGGTGTCGACGCGCCCGCCCAGCCCAAGGACCTGCCGGCGCTCAAGGCCGCGCTGCAGGAGACCGGCACGCAGCTCACGGCGCAGCTGAGTGAGCCGCGGACGCAGTTCATGATCCCGCCGTGGGACCACTCGGAGTTCTTCCGTAAGCTCGACGAGGGCGTCGCGATCGCGCAGGACCTCGGCTGCCCGCGCATCGTCGTCGGCAGCGGCACGGGCTTCGGCGGCTGGAAGCGGCAGGTGCAGCTCGACAAGCTCGTCGAGATCTACCAGAAAGCCATCGCGCAGATCGACGGGTCGGGCATCACGCTCGTGCTCGAGCCCGTGAACGTCCGCGTCGACCACCCCGGGTCGCTGCTGGACCGCACGTCCGAGGCGGTCTACATCGCACGCGGCGTCGACTCGCCGTTCTTCGGCGTGCTCTACGACATCTACCACTCGGCCGTCGAGGGCGAGGACATGCGGGCCGAGCTCGAGAACGCCGGTGACCTGGTCAAGTACGTGCAGCTGGCCGACGCGCCCGGCCGTGGTGAGCCTGGAACGGGCGATCTCGACTGGAGCGAGCGCTTCGCGATCCTGCGCGCAAGCGGGTACGACGGCCCGATCGGCCTCGAGTACTACCCGACGACCGAGACGGTCGCCTCGGTGGCGCGCATCGTCGAGTTGGCGGCATCGGCATGA
- a CDS encoding sugar phosphate isomerase, giving the protein MSDGIAGTGIKLGTTLYSMTSEFAAGLYTPETLIKAVADEGIGPGVEFNIAQLLRTYPDVDDAFVKLWFDSLEKYGLEASAVGTNLDMGRRKDRDMTPDEEHDFFARQLKTAHTLGFTKVVIRSAGKELLRSLLPLAEKYDQYLGYEIHAPVGPNDPKIVEIREVYDELQSERLGFTADFSSTMHSLSPTLLRTLAQMGMDEKHFPVMEEIWHEPTPMHVRNQKFEDYLSGEGVDFLRFGPFTRLAFNMHGLVPPEEWLDIMPQIFHVHAKFYDIDADGQEPAMDIPRIVRQFVEGGYQGYLSSEWEGHAFADLGEADPIDLVKKQHALMRKTIEDVVAERQPA; this is encoded by the coding sequence ATGAGCGACGGCATCGCCGGCACCGGCATCAAGCTCGGTACGACCCTCTACTCCATGACGAGCGAATTCGCGGCAGGGCTCTACACGCCCGAGACCCTCATCAAGGCCGTCGCCGACGAGGGCATCGGCCCGGGCGTCGAGTTCAACATCGCGCAGCTGCTGCGCACGTACCCCGACGTCGACGACGCGTTCGTGAAGCTGTGGTTCGACTCGCTCGAGAAGTACGGCCTCGAGGCCAGCGCCGTGGGCACGAACCTCGACATGGGGCGTCGCAAGGATCGCGACATGACTCCCGACGAGGAGCACGACTTCTTCGCGCGCCAGCTGAAGACCGCGCACACGCTCGGTTTCACGAAAGTCGTCATCCGCTCGGCGGGCAAGGAGCTGCTGCGCAGCCTCTTGCCGCTCGCCGAGAAATACGACCAGTACCTGGGCTACGAGATCCACGCGCCGGTCGGCCCGAACGACCCGAAGATCGTCGAGATCCGCGAGGTCTACGACGAGCTGCAGAGCGAGCGGCTCGGCTTCACCGCCGACTTCTCCTCCACGATGCACAGCCTCTCGCCGACGCTGCTGCGCACGCTCGCGCAGATGGGCATGGACGAGAAGCACTTCCCCGTCATGGAGGAGATCTGGCACGAGCCGACGCCGATGCACGTGCGGAACCAGAAGTTCGAGGACTACCTCTCCGGCGAGGGCGTCGACTTCCTGCGGTTCGGGCCGTTCACGCGGCTCGCGTTCAACATGCATGGGCTCGTGCCGCCGGAGGAGTGGCTCGACATCATGCCGCAGATCTTCCACGTTCACGCCAAGTTCTACGACATCGACGCCGACGGTCAGGAGCCGGCGATGGACATCCCCCGCATCGTGCGCCAGTTCGTCGAGGGCGGCTATCAGGGCTACCTGTCGAGCGAGTGGGAGGGCCACGCGTTCGCCGACCTCGGCGAGGCCGACCCGATCGATCTCGTCAAGAAGCAGCACGCGCTCATGCGCAAGACCATCGAGGACGTCGTCGCCGAGCGTCAGCCGGCCTGA
- a CDS encoding DUF6379 domain-containing protein, with protein sequence MSNGLLHDDSLRPHPDGLALRLTIPWYRSLWLSSVTSLELTLDGAPVPADDIRFEHRGSRYRLDELPAQSETLWFLQEHPLLIVRRPAPAVLGETHDVVLHGVLRLPYMQIAPGADGGPGMYVPNVVHDVRSLTVVDADAPAPVLVRDVPPPPAASDEDPFRLGLTLYSASAEFRAGWFDFDGLLDRVAELGIGPGIEIVASQMVPTYPVVTDDFVRLWREAFDRHGFVASSFGANLDMGRRRDRDMTPDEEFAFSELMFRGAKQLGFPLVRIQSAKPDLLRRLLPIAEELELKLAYEIHAPLGPNAEPILKVRETYAELDSPLLGFVADFSSTMHAMSPTLLRAVRRAGLDDEAVDTLQRIWATDATMQERQQEFLGYLRGRDFDPGRLGAFAHLSFNMHGHVDSREWADIMPQILHVHAKFYDIDENGREPAIDYPELVRVFVDGGYRGFWSSEWEGHAFAELGEVDPLLLVRRQHDLIRAAMRGMRRPA encoded by the coding sequence ATGTCCAACGGACTCCTCCACGACGACAGCCTCCGGCCCCACCCGGACGGGCTCGCGCTGCGGCTGACGATCCCGTGGTACCGCAGCCTGTGGCTGTCGTCGGTCACGAGCCTCGAGCTCACCCTCGACGGCGCCCCCGTGCCCGCCGACGACATCCGCTTCGAGCACCGCGGCAGCAGGTACCGCCTCGACGAGCTGCCCGCGCAGAGCGAGACGCTGTGGTTCCTGCAGGAGCATCCGCTGCTGATCGTCCGCCGTCCGGCCCCCGCGGTCCTCGGCGAGACGCACGACGTGGTGCTTCACGGCGTGCTGCGCCTGCCGTACATGCAGATCGCGCCCGGCGCCGACGGCGGCCCCGGGATGTACGTCCCGAACGTCGTGCACGACGTCCGCTCGCTGACGGTCGTCGACGCGGATGCGCCGGCGCCGGTGCTCGTCCGCGATGTGCCGCCGCCGCCCGCCGCCTCCGACGAGGATCCGTTCCGCCTCGGCCTGACGCTGTACTCGGCGAGCGCCGAGTTCCGCGCCGGCTGGTTCGACTTCGACGGCCTCCTCGACCGCGTCGCCGAGCTCGGCATCGGCCCCGGCATCGAGATCGTCGCCTCGCAGATGGTGCCCACCTACCCCGTGGTCACCGACGACTTCGTCCGCCTGTGGCGCGAGGCGTTCGACCGGCACGGCTTCGTCGCGAGCTCGTTCGGGGCGAACCTCGACATGGGTCGCCGCCGCGACCGCGACATGACGCCCGACGAGGAGTTCGCCTTCAGCGAGCTGATGTTCCGCGGCGCGAAGCAGCTCGGATTCCCGCTCGTGCGCATCCAGAGCGCCAAGCCCGACCTGCTGCGGCGGCTGCTGCCGATCGCCGAGGAGCTCGAGCTGAAGCTGGCGTACGAGATCCACGCCCCGCTCGGCCCCAACGCCGAGCCGATCCTGAAGGTGCGCGAGACCTACGCGGAGCTGGACTCGCCGCTCCTCGGCTTCGTTGCCGACTTCTCCTCGACGATGCACGCCATGTCGCCGACGCTGCTGCGCGCCGTGCGACGCGCGGGACTCGACGACGAGGCCGTCGACACGTTGCAGCGCATCTGGGCGACCGACGCGACGATGCAGGAGCGCCAGCAGGAGTTCCTCGGCTACCTGCGCGGCCGCGACTTCGACCCCGGCCGCCTGGGCGCGTTCGCGCACCTGTCCTTCAACATGCACGGCCACGTCGATTCGCGCGAGTGGGCCGACATCATGCCCCAGATCCTCCACGTGCACGCGAAGTTCTACGACATCGACGAGAACGGGCGGGAGCCGGCGATCGACTACCCCGAACTGGTGCGGGTGTTCGTCGACGGCGGCTACCGCGGATTCTGGTCGAGCGAGTGGGAGGGGCACGCCTTCGCCGAGCTCGGCGAGGTCGACCCGCTCCTGCTCGTGCGCCGGCAGCACGACCTCATCCGCGCCGCGATGCGCGGAATGCGCCGGCCCGCCTGA
- a CDS encoding carbohydrate ABC transporter permease yields MFRYTKLTGLREFGFWLLALVFLLPFYFLITTALKSDREVITSSTLAPPTAPDFSNFLKVLTATGNSNVVMGLVNSVLITAGSILLMVLLGSLTGYVIARSTRRWSRAVYYLFLIAIILPTQLGTVPLYIGWRSLGLTGSVWGMIILYTGMLLPLSIFLYAGFFRGLGTEYEEAATIDGASRTQIFFRVVLPLMSPATGTVAILAGLIVWNDFFTSLIFLGGSANQTLPVAMYYYIGSLVSAWNQIFAIVIVSMIPILAFYLFAQKRFIQGFAGGLKG; encoded by the coding sequence ATGTTCCGCTACACGAAGCTCACCGGGCTGCGCGAGTTCGGCTTCTGGCTCCTCGCACTCGTCTTCCTGCTGCCGTTCTACTTCCTCATCACGACGGCGCTGAAGTCCGATCGCGAGGTCATCACGTCATCGACGCTCGCGCCGCCCACGGCGCCCGACTTCAGCAACTTCCTGAAGGTGCTGACGGCGACGGGCAACTCGAACGTCGTGATGGGCCTGGTCAACAGCGTGCTGATCACGGCCGGCAGCATCCTGCTCATGGTGCTGCTCGGCTCCCTCACCGGATACGTCATCGCCCGCAGCACGCGCCGGTGGAGCCGCGCGGTGTACTACCTGTTCCTCATCGCGATCATCCTCCCCACGCAGCTGGGCACCGTGCCGCTGTACATCGGCTGGCGCTCGCTGGGGCTCACCGGGTCGGTGTGGGGCATGATCATCCTCTACACCGGGATGCTGCTGCCGCTGTCGATCTTCCTGTACGCCGGGTTCTTCCGGGGCCTGGGCACCGAGTACGAGGAGGCGGCGACGATCGACGGCGCGAGCCGCACGCAGATCTTCTTCCGCGTCGTGCTCCCGCTCATGTCTCCGGCCACCGGCACCGTGGCGATCCTCGCGGGACTGATCGTGTGGAACGACTTCTTCACGTCGCTGATCTTCCTCGGCGGCTCGGCCAACCAGACCCTTCCGGTCGCGATGTACTACTACATCGGCTCCCTGGTCTCGGCGTGGAACCAGATCTTCGCGATCGTCATCGTGTCGATGATCCCGATCCTCGCGTTCTACCTCTTCGCGCAGAAGCGCTTCATCCAGGGTTTCGCCGGCGGCCTGAAGGGCTGA
- a CDS encoding DUF6379 domain-containing protein: MIPDRIIEQGTLTTDGRRASVEVRLPWYRALPGSCIGGATLTVDGVEAPKESLRWRMNGRDFTFDELATTTDEWWFPVDSAVLSGDLAVGAEAEHEVTVELVLYIPYIIISDSEVLHIEERDTKTMTARTHEEVGA; encoded by the coding sequence GTGATCCCGGATCGCATCATCGAGCAGGGAACGCTGACGACCGATGGCCGCCGCGCGAGCGTCGAGGTGCGGCTGCCCTGGTACCGCGCCCTCCCCGGCTCGTGCATCGGCGGCGCCACGCTGACGGTCGACGGCGTCGAGGCGCCGAAGGAGTCCCTCCGCTGGCGTATGAACGGCCGCGACTTCACGTTCGACGAGCTCGCCACCACCACCGACGAGTGGTGGTTCCCGGTCGACTCCGCGGTGCTCTCCGGCGATCTCGCCGTCGGCGCGGAGGCCGAGCACGAGGTCACCGTCGAGCTCGTCCTCTACATCCCCTACATCATCATCTCGGACAGCGAGGTGCTCCACATCGAGGAGCGCGACACCAAGACGATGACCGCGCGCACCCACGAGGAGGTCGGCGCATGA
- a CDS encoding LysR family transcriptional regulator, translated as MTDHLLLSRLDLNLLVSLDALLTERSVTRAAERLHLSQPALSASLARLRVHFGDQILARRGNTYELTPFAIRLTEHTTTALEAARRVFESQATWTPTQSTREFSVYGSDYGFATVGKVVAQLAAERAEGVRFRFLLHNPLVVDDAANRLRAVDGMIIPHGFLADLPYQDLWTDEWVALVAEDNATVGDTLTMEDLGRLPFVTNYASRTAFTSVSRQIQQLGIEPHVDVVVESFLSMPHFITGTDRIGLIQSAMLPTALRIGGIRAVSLPFAATPLVNALWWHPVHSQDPEHAWMRDLFAEAGRIVDEGLHAD; from the coding sequence GTGACCGATCATCTCCTGCTCTCCCGGCTGGATCTGAACCTCCTCGTGTCGCTTGACGCCCTGCTCACCGAGCGCAGCGTCACGCGCGCCGCCGAGCGCCTCCACCTCAGCCAGCCGGCCCTGAGCGCGTCGCTCGCGCGTCTGCGCGTGCACTTCGGCGATCAGATCCTGGCGCGTCGCGGCAACACGTACGAGCTCACGCCCTTCGCCATCCGCCTGACCGAGCACACCACGACGGCGCTGGAGGCCGCACGCCGCGTGTTCGAGAGTCAGGCGACGTGGACGCCGACGCAGTCCACGCGCGAGTTCTCCGTCTACGGCTCCGACTACGGGTTCGCGACCGTCGGCAAGGTGGTCGCGCAGCTGGCCGCAGAGCGCGCCGAGGGCGTGCGGTTCCGCTTCCTCCTGCACAACCCCCTCGTCGTCGACGACGCGGCGAACCGCCTGCGGGCGGTGGACGGCATGATCATCCCCCACGGCTTCCTCGCCGATCTGCCGTACCAGGACCTGTGGACCGACGAATGGGTGGCGCTCGTCGCCGAGGACAACGCGACCGTGGGCGACACGCTCACGATGGAGGACCTCGGTCGCCTGCCGTTCGTGACCAACTACGCCTCGCGGACGGCGTTCACCTCGGTGAGCCGGCAGATCCAGCAGCTCGGCATCGAACCGCACGTCGACGTGGTCGTCGAGAGCTTCCTGTCGATGCCGCACTTCATCACCGGCACCGACCGGATCGGGCTCATCCAGAGCGCGATGCTCCCCACCGCGCTGAGGATCGGCGGTATCCGAGCGGTGTCGCTCCCATTCGCGGCGACACCGCTCGTCAATGCGCTGTGGTGGCATCCGGTCCACAGCCAGGATCCCGAGCACGCGTGGATGCGCGACCTCTTCGCCGAGGCCGGGCGCATCGTCGACGAGGGGCTCCACGCCGACTGA
- a CDS encoding extracellular solute-binding protein, producing the protein MAQHRHTALRRSAIIALPLAGAMIFAGCSGSGGDSGGSGDGGSSELTFTFATSNNLESPYQTLADEYMKANPDVKITTNPTPNDKYGETIRTQLQAGNASDVIQTTPGSGDARGIIPLAEAGFLEPLGDTATGLIIPGSESVYTVDDKVYGQPLDFTIGAIVASLGTAKMNGIDTFPTTMDEMYDICGQLKDQGKSLLALAGAAGPNVGLTIQGIAATRVYAEDPDWNKKRADGDTTFADSDGWKDALQTFKDLNDNGCFQAGAEGGGFDAITNGLAQGTSVGSFIPSGAAVEISKAAPPEADFAVEPFPSESGDEVILGSSNYTLSINAKAKNKDAANAFLEWMAEPETQQRYYELSGELPVSAFETLDLTDTIYEPVADLLKEKKYTPLPNNLWPNPSVYEALQTGGQGLLTGQTTIDQVLQSMDAAWDQ; encoded by the coding sequence ATGGCACAGCACCGACACACGGCGCTCCGCCGGAGCGCGATCATCGCGCTGCCGCTCGCGGGCGCGATGATCTTCGCCGGATGCAGCGGCTCCGGGGGCGACTCCGGCGGCTCCGGCGACGGCGGCTCGAGCGAACTCACCTTCACGTTCGCGACCTCCAACAACCTCGAGAGCCCGTACCAGACGCTCGCCGACGAGTACATGAAGGCGAACCCCGACGTCAAGATCACGACCAACCCGACCCCGAACGACAAGTACGGCGAGACGATCCGCACGCAGCTGCAGGCCGGCAACGCCTCGGACGTCATCCAGACCACGCCCGGCTCGGGCGACGCGCGCGGCATCATCCCGCTCGCCGAGGCCGGCTTCCTCGAGCCGCTCGGCGACACCGCCACCGGCCTCATCATCCCCGGCAGCGAGTCGGTCTACACCGTCGACGACAAGGTCTACGGCCAGCCGCTGGACTTCACGATCGGCGCGATCGTCGCGAGCCTCGGCACCGCGAAGATGAACGGCATCGACACGTTCCCGACCACGATGGACGAGATGTACGACATCTGCGGCCAGCTCAAGGACCAGGGCAAGTCGCTGCTCGCGCTCGCCGGTGCCGCCGGGCCCAACGTGGGGCTGACGATCCAGGGCATCGCCGCGACGCGCGTCTACGCCGAGGACCCCGACTGGAACAAGAAGCGCGCCGACGGCGACACGACCTTCGCCGACAGCGACGGCTGGAAGGACGCGCTGCAGACGTTCAAGGACCTCAACGACAACGGCTGCTTCCAGGCCGGCGCCGAGGGCGGCGGGTTCGACGCCATCACGAACGGCCTCGCCCAGGGAACGTCCGTGGGCAGCTTCATCCCGTCGGGTGCCGCGGTGGAGATCTCCAAGGCCGCGCCGCCGGAGGCCGACTTCGCCGTCGAGCCGTTCCCGTCCGAGTCGGGCGACGAGGTCATCCTCGGCAGCTCGAACTACACCCTCTCGATCAACGCCAAGGCGAAGAACAAGGACGCAGCGAACGCGTTCCTGGAGTGGATGGCCGAGCCCGAGACGCAGCAGCGGTACTACGAGCTCTCCGGTGAGCTGCCCGTGTCGGCCTTCGAGACGCTCGATCTGACCGACACGATCTACGAGCCGGTCGCCGACCTGCTCAAGGAGAAGAAGTACACCCCGCTGCCGAACAACCTGTGGCCGAACCCCTCGGTGTACGAGGCGCTGCAGACCGGCGGTCAGGGCCTGCTGACGGGTCAGACCACGATCGACCAGGTGCTCCAGAGCATGGACGCGGCCTGGGATCAGTGA
- a CDS encoding sugar ABC transporter permease, whose amino-acid sequence MSTTFRAGSVAATETERVVLPGRNGRRRVPSPRRPGLMKFGYWWWALPGIVFVIGIHYVATSIGGFFAFTNWTGIGAFEIIGLDNFVRIFQDPTKLGALYNTLFLAFGSVILSNIAGLAIALGLNRGLKTRYALRVLFFMPVVLSPLATSYIWKFIFDFNGPLNLVLRAVGLGEFAKPWVADPTWAIWTVLVVLVWQNTGFAMVIYMAGLAAVPVEIEEAAAIDGANLWQRFWHVTLPSIRPAVAIATTLGLVNGLRVFDQIMALTGGGPAGATENLATQVYKQSFALGNFGYGAALALLLTVIILVFAVIQQRVSGGRAQES is encoded by the coding sequence ATGAGCACCACCTTCCGCGCCGGCTCCGTGGCCGCAACCGAGACCGAACGCGTCGTCCTGCCGGGGAGGAACGGCCGGCGCCGCGTGCCGAGCCCGCGGCGTCCCGGTCTGATGAAGTTCGGCTACTGGTGGTGGGCGCTGCCGGGCATCGTCTTCGTCATCGGCATCCACTACGTCGCGACCTCGATCGGCGGCTTTTTCGCCTTCACGAACTGGACTGGCATCGGCGCCTTCGAGATCATCGGTCTCGACAACTTCGTCCGCATCTTCCAGGACCCCACCAAGCTCGGCGCCCTCTACAACACCCTCTTCCTGGCCTTCGGCTCGGTCATCCTCAGCAACATCGCGGGTCTCGCGATCGCACTCGGCCTGAACCGCGGGCTCAAGACCCGCTACGCGCTGCGCGTCCTGTTCTTCATGCCGGTCGTGCTGAGCCCGCTGGCCACGTCGTACATCTGGAAGTTCATCTTCGACTTCAACGGCCCCCTGAACCTCGTTCTGCGCGCGGTCGGTCTCGGCGAGTTCGCCAAGCCCTGGGTCGCCGACCCGACGTGGGCGATCTGGACGGTCCTGGTCGTGCTCGTGTGGCAGAACACCGGCTTCGCGATGGTCATCTACATGGCCGGCCTCGCCGCGGTGCCCGTCGAGATCGAGGAGGCCGCCGCGATCGACGGCGCGAACCTGTGGCAGCGCTTCTGGCACGTGACCCTGCCGTCGATCCGCCCCGCCGTGGCGATCGCCACCACCCTCGGCCTCGTCAACGGCCTCCGCGTCTTCGACCAGATCATGGCCCTCACCGGCGGAGGACCCGCCGGGGCGACGGAGAACCTCGCCACGCAGGTGTACAAGCAGTCCTTCGCGCTCGGCAACTTCGGCTACGGCGCCGCTCTCGCGCTGCTGCTGACCGTCATCATCCTCGTCTTCGCCGTCATCCAGCAGCGCGTCTCCGGCGGCCGCGCACAGGAGTCCTGA
- a CDS encoding GMC oxidoreductase, producing MTEVREYSAAVDVAIVGSGPTGAAYARILSERAPEATVAMFEVGPTISDPPGAHVKNIADPDARARAQAASEGPGERGAKVANPGAAKAGVRAARPGTFLLDDGFAFPGEDGLPVAAMSSNVGGMSAHWTGACPRPGGSERIAFLPDLDELLDEGDRLLGVTTDAFDAAPFGAIVRERLAAVVDEGRPPAARVQRMPLAAHRREDGRLVWSGSDVVLGDVTRANPNFELHDESLVTSVLLEGGRVAGLAVRDLRTGETHEVRARYVVVAADALRTPQLLWASGIRPAALGRYLNDQAQVVFAARLRDVEPLGADAPTTGLAEHSGVSWVPFTDDMPFHGQVMQLDASPIPLAEDDPVVPGSIVGLGLFCAKDLQADDRVVFDDEHVDGYGMPAPRIHYRLTDHDHALIERARAEIVRLGEAVGDLLDSRPFTLPLGSSLHYQGSTRMGVVDDGTSVCDPDSRVWGVDGLYVAGNGVIPTATACNPTVTSVALAVRGARRIARDLTR from the coding sequence ATGACCGAGGTGCGCGAGTACTCCGCCGCGGTCGATGTCGCGATCGTCGGCAGCGGTCCCACCGGTGCGGCGTATGCGCGCATCCTCAGTGAGCGCGCGCCGGAGGCGACCGTCGCGATGTTCGAGGTGGGTCCGACCATCTCCGACCCGCCCGGAGCGCACGTCAAGAACATCGCCGACCCGGATGCCCGCGCACGCGCACAGGCGGCATCGGAGGGCCCGGGGGAGCGCGGCGCGAAGGTCGCCAACCCCGGCGCCGCGAAGGCGGGCGTGCGGGCCGCGCGTCCGGGCACGTTCCTCCTCGACGACGGCTTCGCCTTCCCCGGCGAGGACGGCCTGCCCGTCGCGGCGATGTCGAGCAACGTCGGCGGCATGTCGGCGCACTGGACGGGCGCGTGCCCGCGCCCCGGCGGCAGCGAGCGCATCGCCTTCCTCCCCGACCTCGACGAGCTGCTCGACGAGGGCGATCGGCTGCTGGGTGTGACGACGGACGCGTTCGACGCGGCGCCGTTCGGCGCCATCGTTCGCGAGCGGCTCGCCGCCGTCGTCGACGAGGGGCGGCCCCCCGCGGCCCGCGTGCAGCGGATGCCCCTGGCCGCGCATCGCCGCGAGGACGGCCGGCTGGTGTGGTCGGGATCGGATGTCGTGCTCGGCGACGTCACCCGCGCGAACCCGAACTTCGAGCTGCACGACGAGTCGCTGGTCACCTCGGTCCTCCTCGAGGGCGGCCGTGTCGCTGGCCTCGCCGTGCGCGACCTGCGCACCGGCGAGACGCACGAGGTGCGCGCGCGGTACGTCGTCGTCGCCGCCGACGCGCTGCGCACGCCGCAGCTGCTGTGGGCGTCGGGCATCCGCCCGGCCGCCCTCGGTCGCTACCTCAACGACCAGGCGCAGGTCGTCTTCGCCGCGCGGCTGCGCGACGTGGAGCCGCTCGGGGCGGATGCACCGACGACCGGTCTCGCGGAGCACAGCGGCGTGAGCTGGGTGCCCTTCACCGACGACATGCCGTTCCACGGCCAGGTGATGCAGCTCGACGCGTCGCCGATCCCACTCGCCGAGGACGACCCCGTCGTGCCGGGCTCGATCGTGGGCCTGGGCCTGTTCTGCGCAAAGGATCTGCAGGCCGACGACCGCGTCGTCTTCGACGACGAGCACGTCGACGGCTACGGGATGCCCGCGCCGCGCATCCATTACCGGCTCACCGACCACGACCACGCCCTGATCGAGCGCGCCCGCGCCGAGATCGTCCGCCTCGGTGAGGCCGTCGGCGATCTGCTCGACTCGCGCCCGTTCACGCTGCCGCTGGGGTCGTCCCTGCACTACCAGGGCTCGACGCGCATGGGCGTCGTCGACGACGGCACGAGCGTGTGCGACCCCGACAGCCGCGTGTGGGGCGTCGACGGCCTCTACGTCGCCGGCAACGGGGTCATCCCGACGGCGACCGCGTGCAACCCGACCGTGACGTCCGTCGCGCTCGCGGTGCGGGGAGCCCGACGGATCGCGCGCGATCTGACGCGCTGA